Part of the Synechococcus sp. HK01-R genome is shown below.
TGGCGGAGCTGGTGCCGGAGTGGCAGCGGGGGGATGGGGCAAAGACAGCCGAGAGCTGATTTTTTGGGGTTAAACGATGCGTCTATGGGCATCAAGGCCAGCGCTTCTCCGTCTCCATGGGGTGATCTGCTGCCAACGCGGCTTTGAGGCCGCGGCTGTGTTGGCTGTGGCGATCAAGCCGGAGGCCTTGTGAGAGCCGCTGGGGAACTTGTCATTGGAGGAATACGGCGGGCTTGTCGATAGGGCTCACCCATGAAGCCAACGCGGCTTTCAGGCTGCGGCGGTGTGACTCGAGAGCGATGGTCAGGACCCTTGACGACCCGGTGTTACTCAGTCACACTAAGTTTTGCTTGTGCGTGTTGTTCTAGTGGTCATCAAGAGTTCTGTGTCTCTCCGCGAGGATCAGCATGCGTTTGCCAAGGCCCTGGTGGGCGCCGGTCGCTTCCCTTCGGTGAGTGCTGTGCTGCAGCAAGGGCTTGAGCTCCTGCAACAGCAGGAGGCGGATGCTCAAGCCGATCGAGCCGCTTTGCAGGTCTTGCTGCAGCAGCGCGCTCGTGGGGAATTTATCTCTGCCGATCAACTGCGTGCCAAGTTGGCGGCGCAGCCCCGATGAGCGAGGCTCCGTGGACGGTTGTCTTCGCTGCAGAGGCCATCAACGATCTGTTGCTGATCACTGAGTACCTCGCTCAGGCCTACTGCAGCTTTGGGGAATCACCGGCCGAGGCTGATCGTCACGCACAGGCGCGCATCGAGGTGATCATTGCTGCCGCTGAACGGTTGGCCACCGCTCCTTGGCGCGGAGAATCGCACGATGATCTGATGCCTGGCCTTCGACATCTGGCTCTCGATCGCGCGGTCTATTGGTTTCGGCCACGCGCGCAGCATCGCGAGATCCAGGTGCTTGCTGTGTTCTTCGGTGGCCAAGATCACCAGCGCAGCATGTTGGTTCGCCTGCTGCAAAAGAGTTCCGAGGTCTGAGCCTGCCTTGTTCACTGGCTACGCCAAGGCTGTGCGGTCGGGGCCCTCGTGGGTAGGGTTTGGTTCTTCGGCATCCAGTGCTGGATCACCCTGGTCCTGGGCGGCCTGCTCGCGCTGATCTCTCTTTTCACGTCGTACAACCATGTCCACCTCCCCTACCTCGGCGCCGTTGAGCTGCTTCCCGCGTGGATGGTTTTCAGCCTGAAAACGTAGAGACGTGTGTCTACACTGGTGGCCGCGAGTGGGGTGATGTCGTGACGCAATCCGACTCTCAGGGCCGAGACGGTGTTCCACGCAGGCGCTTCCACCAGGCAGTCCGCCGCTGGGGAAACAGCCTGGCCTTGCGTCTTCCTGCTGCTTGTCTGCGTCAGGCCGGTCTGCGGGAAGGTGATCAGGTTGAGATTGTTGTCGGTGACGATGGTCGGTTGAGCCTGGAGCCTTTGCACCATTTGCACCAATTGGACCGCTCGGCTCTCGCCATGGATCTGCGCCGGCTGCAGGCCACACTGCCCCTCACCCCTTCGGTGATGGAGGAATGCCGAGCCGCTGAGCGCTGGTGAGGCCAATCCGGGGGATCGCTCAATGATCTATCTCGACACCAGCGTGGTGGTGGCACTGTTGACGCCAGAAGATCGCAGCCCTCTGGCTCTCGACTGGTTTGCACAGTGCCGAGGACCCCTGATCAGCAGCGATTGGCTGATCACCGAGACCCACAGTGCCCTAGGCCTCAAGCAGCGCCATCACGGTCTCAGCCCTGAGTTCAGCCTGGTGGCTGGCGAGCAGTTCGAGCGCTTGCTGCAGAGCGGTGTTGAACTGCGCTCGCTCGAACGCGATCGTTTCCGTCGGGCAGCTGACTTGCTTCGGGATCCAGCCCTCGGTCTCCGTGCTGGTGATGCCCTGCATCTTGCGGTGGCGCTGCACAGCCACTGCACTCAGTTGGCCAGCTTCGATCGGCAGATGTTGATAGCCGCGGCCGCCCTGGGGATGAGCCCAGCACTCGACTAAGCCCATCATCTGACTGTTGCCATCGCGTCTTTCAGGCCGCGGTTGTGGTGGCTGTGGCGATCGAGGTCAGCGGCACCTCAGTGTTGGTGCGGTGATCAGTGAGTTGGCGCGCCAGGCGTTGCGCCGGCCTGCTGGGCCGGAGGCGCCGCCATCGGAGCGATCCGGGTTGCCGCTCCTGACCATCACCTCTTCAGGTGGCGTGGTGGATCTCAACCTGGTGAATCAGCGGCACCCCCTGCTCCAGCGCTGCGTCAGGCCAGAAGGAGTCGTTCGAGGCCAGCGAAGCGCTCGAAGTCGCGATCAAAGCTCACAAGCCGCCAGCCATTGCAGATAGCCAGCGCTGCCAGGTAGGTGTCGGTGCAGAGGCATCCCGGGCTCTGTTCACCGCGGCGCCCATCACCTTCGCTTGGCTCACCAGGCGCACGAGGCCCAGGGCTGTCACCGTGCAGAACAGCACCTGTTCAGCGAAGTCATGGCGCGATGGCGAGGCTTGATTGATCCTGAGGTTTGAGCGGACGCTCCATCAGCCCCATGGCTCCCACCCTGTATCTGCACTGGACTGCCACCGGTTACGACTGGATTCGGCCCGGCCACTATCACGCGATCATTAGTGGTGCGGGCCGGGTGCACCGGCTCCATGCCTACAGCGTGGATCTGCCCGCCCACACCTACGCCCGCTACAGCAACAGCGTCGCCCTCTCCTGCGCCTGCATGGGCGGCAGCCCCGACCCCTGGAGTTAGCCGCCCACGTCACCCCAGCTGCAAGCGCTCTGCGAGGAGGCTGCCGCCATCGCCCGCAGCTGGGGCTGGAGCGCTGATGCCATCACGGTCCGCACCGTGATGACCCACGCGGAAGCCGCTTCCAATCGTGATGGTCGCGTCATGCACGACAACTACGGCCCCATGATCTGGGGCGGCACCGGCGAGCGTTGGGATCTGCTGCAGCTCCAGAAGAACGGCCCCACCGATGGTGGCGATCAGCTGCGCGCCCGCATTCGCGCCATCCTCGCTGGCACCGATGGTTCGCCTTCGGCAACGCAACCTGGGCAGCCGTCCGGCGCACAGCTGCAGTTCCGCGGCAGCACCACGATTTAGGCCCGCGGCGAGGCGCTCATGGTGCAAAGCGATGCCCAGGGCACCTCCTGGGCCCTGGTCTCCGATCTGCTCGCGCGCTATGGAATCGCCTACGCCTGGGATGCCAATGGCCGCCGGGTGTTGATCGGTGCCCTCGATGTCGCCCCCACCTATCGCGACGACTCCGTGCAGGCGTCGCTGGGCTGGCCCCTGTTCACGATGACCCTGCAAACCGGCAGCGCCCCAGTAGTGCTCACCGGCATCCTCCGCCCCTCGGATGCGGGCGATCGCGCCTGGTGCCGCGTGGTGGAATTCGCCGAGGAGTTCGGCATCTCCGTGCAGTTCGATCCCCTCTCCCTCGGCGAACGCCGCGGGGGCTGAGCCAGTGGCTTCGCTCTGACTAGCGTTGGCTCGGTTGTGATTGATGTCCATGCCCGCCGGCCCCACCCGCAACTTGGTCACCGGTGGTGCCGGCTTCCTTGGCTCCCACCTGGTGGATCGGCTCATGCAGGCCGGTGAGGAGGTGCTTTGTCTCGACAACACCTTCACGGGCCGCAAAGCGAACGTGCGCCAGTGGTGGGAGCACCCCCGCTTTGAGTTCATACGCCACGACGTCACCGAACCGATCAAGCTCGAGGTGGATCGCATCTGGCACCTGGCCTGCCCTGCCTCACCGATCCACGACCAAACCAACCCGGTCAAGACCGCCAAAACCAGTTTCCTGGGCACCTACAACATGCTCGTCCTGGCTCGCCGCGTTGGCGCTCGGCTGTTGCTCGCCTCCACCAGTGAGGTGTATGGCGACCCTGAGCTGCACCCCCAGCCCGAGAGTTACCGCGGCTGTGTGAACACCATCGGTCCCCGCGCCTGCTACGACGGGGGCAAGCGCATCGCCGAAACCCTCTGTTTCGACTACCGGCGTATGCACGGCAGTGAGATCCGCATCGTCCGCATCTTCAACACCTATGGGCCACGCATGCTCGCCGATGACGGCCGCGTGGTGAGCAATTTCATCGTGCAGGCTTTGCGCGGTGAGCCCCTCACCCTCTATGGCGACGGCAGCCAAAGCCGTTCGTTTTGTTATGTCGACGATCTGATCGAGGGCTTGATTCGCTTGATGAACGCGGAGCACACCGGTCCGATCAACCTGGGCAATCCCGATGAATTCACGATTCGGGAGCTGGCTGAGCAGGTGCGCGCCCGCATCAACCCCGCGCTGCCCTTGATCGACCAGCCGCTGCCTGCTGACGACCCGCGCCAGCGCCAGCCTGAGATCGCTCTGGCCCAGCGCGAACTGGGCTGGGCACCATCGGTGAGCCTCGAGCAGGGCCTGGAGCCCACCATCGCCTGGTTCCGCAAACTTCTCGATAGCTCCTCCACCCCGCCCGGATTCCCTCATCCTCACCGGCGCCGCCTCGATCGCCGCACGGCCGTTAGTGCATGCGCTCCTGCGTGGTCGCTTCGCTGCCGTGCAGCTTTGTGCCGATCTGCCCGAGCTTGCTGATCTCCAGGCCCATCTCTCGCCTTGGTGCGGAGCCCAAGGCTTGGCAACTGCGCTGCAGTGGTTAGCCGAGGAGCCCGAGAGCAGCTCCGTTGCGCCGATGCCGTGCCACCGCTCAGCGTTTGGAGACGCTGCCCGATTGCGGAGTTGACCTTGTGTTGCTCAGCAGCCACCAAGCTGCCCACCGATCCGGCATCTCCGGCTCCACCCTCGCCGCCGCCGAGGCCCTGGTGGAGAACTGGAGTGCGAGCCATCCCGCAGCGTGCGTGCAGGTGTGGCGGCTCCCGGCGGCCTTCGATGCCGAGCAGGTGTTGCCCCCCGAACCCCCCGAGCTCAACGCAGCCTGGCAGCGCGAAGCCCTTGCCGAAGCCTTTGTGGATGCATTGGCTGCCGCCCAGCCGGGTGGCTGGCTGGTGCAGGCGGATGCGTGCGGATCACCCTGTCTGCAGCAGGTGCCGTTGGCTGAGGCGGTGCATCGGCCCAGGGAGCCGGTGGATGCATGGCTCGAGCGGTTGCGGGAGCCCCTGGACCGCTACGACGAGGATCTGGTGCGGGGGGAGCTGGAGATATTGTGGGGCCAGTGAGAGGGGATTTGGGATTGGAGAGGGCAGCCAATACTCTTTTTTGCGCTCAAGATATGTGTCTATACTCATATGCCGCTATCGCGTGATGCTGGTCATTGCTTCGGTTTGAGGGTTGTTAACGGCGTTTGCCCCTGCTCCATGGATGGGTTCACTGCCTTCTTGGTTCGCCCGACTTGCCGTTCTGTGCAGTCTGTTCAGAATTCATTAGGGCCCAGGGCTCCGTTTCTGCGCCGCGCTACCGCTCGGGAGTTGTTCCGGCTGCAGCCCGTGAGGTCGCCATGCCGCCGTGAGTGGTCCGCTGAAGGTGGCCCAGGTATGGTTCCGGCGGGGTTGGCTGGCGGCTGCGAGGGCAAGCTCCTTCGTCTTCTGTCGACTGGCTTCGGTGACACTGTCGATGCAGCCGAGTGCCAAGAATCAGTACAGCTTGGGCCGGTGCAATTCGCTGATATGCCGGCCTGATCCGCCTGCTTGTCTTCGAGCTCGCCTTTCGCAGCTACACTAAACCAAGCTTGTCTACACACGCTAACGCCGTGGCTCTCAACATCCGAAACCCGGAGGCGGATCGCCTAGCCGCACAGGTGGCCTGCCTCGCTGGAGAAACCAAAACGGATGCTGTGATCCTGGCCCTCAAGGAACGCCTCCAGCGTTTGCAGTGCCAGCCCGAGGCGGGCAAGGTTCGGCAGCGTTCGCTGATCCATCGCCTCGATCAGATTGCCCTGCGCTGTGCCGCTCGACCGATCCTGGATCGCCGCAGCGCTGATGAGATCTGCGGCTACGACGCCAGCGGCCTTCCCTCCTGATGGTGATCGATCCCTCAGCCGTTTTGGCCATCCTCCAGAACGAACCGGAGCGCCCTGCTTTCAATGCAGCCATCGCCAGTGCCGATCACTGCGCCTTGTCGGCCGCATCCCTCGTGGAACTCTCGATCGTGATTGAAGCCCGGTACGGGTCTGATGGCCAAGGAGATCTGGATCTGTTTCTCAGCACGGCACAGATCAGCATCGTGAGCCTGGATCGCGAACAGGCCGAAATCGCACGCGCAGCCTTCGCGCGGTATGGCAAGGGTCGTCATCGTGCCAGCCTCAATCTCGGCGATTGCTTCTCCTATGCCCTAGCCCAGTGGCTCGAACAACCCCTGCTGTTCAAAGGTGATGATTTCTGCCACACCGATCTCAAGCCAGCCTGCCCTATGACATGAGGCGTCGTATCGCTTTCAATGGCGGGCCCCATCGCGCAGGTCTCTGATCAGTGCAGTGGCATCTGCTCCCTCATGCAGGGGCTGCGCTTGGGTAGTGGCCTTCAAGATCAGCCAGGTCAAACGCCGGTTCTGGTGCCACGTTCGGTCGCACCAAACGGGCCACTGGCGCGCCGTGCTGCTGCTGCTCAGTCCTCTGTTGCTTGTGATTGCCGGGGCTATTGCTCTTACCAGCCCGGGGTCGGTGCTGTTCGCCCACGATCGCTACGGCCTTGATGGCCGCCGCTTTCGCATCCTCAAGTTCCGCACCATGCGCGTGCTCGAGGCCGGCGACCAGCAGGGCCTGCGCCAGGCCACCCGCAACGACCCGCGCCTCACGCCCATCGGCGGCTTCCTGCGCCGCTGGAGCCTCGATGAGCTGCCCCAGCTCGTCAATGTGCTGCGCGGCGACATGAGCCTGGTGGGCCCCGCCCCCATGCGGTGGATCACAACGAGCAATACCGCCGCCTGATCCCCGGCATCACTGGCCTGGCCCAGGTGGAAGGCCTTCGCGGCGAAACCAGCACCCTCGACCTGATGGCGAATCGCGTAGACGCCGATCTCCGCTACCAGCGCGATTGGAGCCTCAAGCTCGACATCAAGATCCTGATCAAAACCCTGCTGCATCTGCGCTCGCCGCATGCGTATTGATTGGGCGAGCTGTCCACCGAAGCCCTTGGGGCCTGGGTGTGGATCAGCGCTGTTCCTCCAAGTAGCGCCGCAGGTGCGCTGGAAGCACGCGCTGCAGAGCCTGCTCGCGAGCCATCCAGGCCGTCGCCACGATTTCCAGCTGATCAGGGTTGAGTGGTAGCCGCCGCTGCCCAGCCGGGTGGCTGCTTGGTGCAGGCATGGCTCGAGCGGCTGCGCGAACCCCTGGACGGCTGCGACAAGGATCTGGTGCGGCGGGAGCTGGAGAGAGCAGCTCAATGCACCTTTTTGTGCTCAAGCTATGCGTTTATGGCCATATAGCGCTAACGCTTGTTGCTGGTCGTTGCTTCGGTTTGAGGGATGTTGACGGCGTTTGACGCTGCTCCTTGGATCGATGCACTGCCTTCTTGGTTCGCCCGACTCGCCGTTCTTCGCAGTCTGTTCAGAATTCGCGCGGGCCCAAGGCTCCGCTTCTGTGCCGCACCACCGCTCGGGAGTTGTTCCGGCTGTAGTCCGTGAGGTCGCCGTGGCGCCGTGAGTGGTCCGCTTAAGGCGGCCCAGGTGAGGTCCCGGCGGGGTGAGCTGGCGGCTGCGAGTGCAAGCTCCGTCGTCTTCTGTCGACTGGCTTCGGTGACACTTTCGACGCAGCCGAGCGACAAGAATCAGTCGAGCTTGTGCTGCGACTGGCCCATCCGCTCCATCCCAGCTTTCAGGCGTCCGGCCTGTGGTTGCTGCCAGCGGTGCTGCTTGTTGGCCTGCCGCTGGTTGCCCTCACCGGGCAATACAAAAGCCTCATGCGCTACGTCGGTAGCCGGGCTCTCGATCGCCTCGCAGATCGCAATGGACTGTTGGTGCTGCTGTTGGCGGGCCTTGGCGTGATGTTGCGTCTGCCGATGCCGCTCCGCAGCAGTTGGATCCTGCTCCTGTCGCTGCGGTCGGTGAGGCCGGTGCCCAGCTCGCCGCGGCTCTGCGCCTGGCTGGCAACCACCAGATCGTGTCCTTTCTCGATGATGCGCCAAGTCTCTGGCGGCGCACGATCAACGGCATCCCGATCCAGCCGCTCCAGGTTCTGCGTGAGATCCAGGGTCAGCTCGATCAGGTGTTGCTGGCGATCCCCTCGCTGCCTCGCAGTGAACGGCGCCGCATCGTGGCTGAGTTGCAACGCCAGGTGATCCCGGTGTTGCCGATCCCGTCGGTGGATGACCTCACTCCGGCTGGGCTGCATCGATGCGCTCCGTCCTGTCGCCATTGAAGACCTGCTCGGCCGTGATCCCGTGCCGCCTGTGGCGGAGCTGCTCGGTCTAAAGGGTTTCTAAGGGGCCACCTCGTCCCCATGGGGCATGGGGCGATCTGCTGCCAGCGCGGCTTTCAGGCCGCGGGTGTGGTGGCTGTGGCGTCCGAGGCCGGCGGCCTTGTGAAAGCCGCTCGGGAGTTGCGGCAGCTGCCGTTTGTGCTGCAAGACCAAATCACGGCTGTGAGCTCGCTCTTTAGGCGTTACGACAACGTGCCAGCCTCACTGACCGATGCGGACCTCATCCGCCTCTCGGAGATCAACGCTTCTCCTTGTCGACTCGCCACCGACAGAGACTTTCAAATCTATCGCCGTCATGTCCGGCAGGTGATCCCCCTCATCTCTCCCTGATTCGCAGTCATCGACGCCTGCACCCAGGTCGATCGCGCTGATGTCTTGGCACCCCTTTCCTTGGCGCCGTGATAACAGCTGAGGAGCAAGAACGCGCAGTTTGCGTAGCATGAGGGAGACCGCCGGATGTCGGCGATGACCCTCACCACCGCGTCGCCAGATCCGGCCGCTACATCGAACGCCTTGGCGCCATTGCGCCTGCCTGCAGATCAGCAGGGCGGTTGGAAGGTGTTTGAGAGTTCGGGTGGCTTCCGTTTGCCTGATGGCTCCGTCTTGAGCCCCGATGCGACCCTGGTGCGCCTCGAGCGCTGGCATTCGCTGAAGCCTGAGCAGCAGCGTCGCTTTGCGCCCCTCCGCCCCTCCGACGCTGGCGATCGCGCCTGGTGCCCCGTGGTGGAATTCGCCGAAGAGTGCGGCATCACCGTGCGCTTCGAGCCGCTGGAGCTGGGCGAACGGCGCGGCGGCTGATGACCTACTGGCTCAGCAAGATCCTGCCCCTGGCTCTGCTGCCCCTGGGGCTCAGCCTCATCCTGTTGCTGCTGGGGTTGTGCATGCGCTGGCGCTGGCCCCTGATCGGCGCCCTTGCGCTGCTCTGGTTCTTCTCGCTGGGTCTGGTGAGTCAGGTGCTCTGGCGTTGGTTGGAAGCGCCCTGGCAGCGCTTGCCTGCGGTAGCGGCCCCAACCGCCGATGCGATTGTGGTACTCAGTGGCGGCCGTCACCCGGCTCCAGGGGCGGCCCGGATCAGCGAATGGGAGGATCCCGATCGCTTCCTGGCTGGGCTCGATCTCTACCGTGCCGGAAAAGCGCCGCGCCTGCTCTTCACTGGCGGTGCCAGCCCTTTCCGACCCGGTCAACCACCGGAAGGCCAGCGCTATCTCGTCGAAGCGGAGCAGCTGGGAATTCCTGCAGCGGCCATGGCCAGCACGCCGGTGGTGGTGAACACCGCTGAGGAAGCGGTGGCGATTCGGCGGCTGCTCCAGGCTCCTTCCGCCAGAATCCTTCTGGTCACCAGCGCGTTCCACATGCGCCGCGCCCAGCGGCTGTTCGAGCGGCAGGGGCTGGAAGTGAAGCCGTTTCCGGTGGATTTTCAAACCCGTGGGGCCTGGGTAGGTCCCCTGTGGCGGGATCCCAGTCAGTGGTTCCCCACAGCCCAGGCTCTGGACCACAGTTCCCGCGCCCTGAGGGAGCTGCTGGGGCGTCTCGTCTATCGGTCTTGGTGAGTTGTGCGCTTCTCCCGTGGGCGCTAGTCGTAAAAGCGTTTGTTGTCGAGGCGCTTCTGACGGTGACGCCTCGCTTCCCGGCGCGTGAACTGGCTCACCGTGGGATTGGCCGCAATCGGATCGACGTGAGCGACCTGTTCCCAGAGATGCCGCGGTGCCCAGCGCACGCTGTGCTCCACCCGGTCGTGCTTGGTGATGTGGCACCAGCGGCTGCCGCCGCATTGCGGGCAGAACAGTTCCTCAAGCCACTCGTTACTCAAGACCAGCACCGGATGGGCCTGAATCACCAGGCGGGCCGTCTTGGCGGCCATGCCCCGATGCTGCAGCTCTTCAGCGCTTAGCAAGTGCAGGAAGTACTTTCTGCCATTGCCCTCGATCCGTTGCTCGGGATGGGCGGGGCAGAACAGCTCCCGTCGCTTCGGCCGACGGCGCTGCCTTTGCGGTGGGCGTGAGGTCTGGATTGGATTGCGATCTGGCGTGGCAACCAAAGCTTTCCTGTCTAGCCCTCTTAATAACTTACGCCGTACCGAGGCCAAAAACAGTGGCGGGGCACACGTCAGGTGGCTTGTATGCCAATGACGCATCAAGAGGGTGAAAGCAGGACATAAGCCGGGTTCTGTTCTCCCTCCCGAAGGAGGGGGGCGGTCATCTATCTGGGATCGCCGTTGCCGACGACCTCGAGCGGCACGCTGTTGGCGGAACGGGGCAGATGGCCAACCGTCGTTCCTGGGCCTTGCTCCCGGCCGGGGTTTACCGAGCCAGCACCTCTCGATGCTGCTGGTGCGCTCTTACCGCACCTTTGCACCCTTGCCTGTGCCCGGGGCGGAACCCCATGGGGCCATCGGCGGTGTGTTTCTGTGGCACTCTCCTCACGGTCACCCGCACTGGGCGTTACCCAGCAAGCCTGGCCATCGGGGAGCCCGGACTTTCCTCAACCGAGCCCGTCAACCCTTGGGCCAACGGCTCGATCGCGACCACCTCGCCTGCTTTCAAACCCCATAATGGCGGGTGATGGGGCTGTAGCTCAGCCGGATAGAGCGACGGTTTCCTAAACCGTAGGTCGTGGGTTCGAGTCCCGCCAGCCCCGTGAGCTCGATCACTGCTCCGGTAGCCGCCACTACATTTGGTGCACTAGCCAGACGCCACACTCCCGCTAGCGTTGCCGTAGTGAACACGGTGCCATGACCCAGCTTCACGATCTGCGCCTGAGGCTCCTCGTGCAGCAGGAAAGCGAGCGCATCGCCGACTCCCAGCCCACCGACCTTGATCTTTCGGTGGTTCAGGCCCGATGCCTCTGCTGGCTTGCTCTCCTGGTCGAAGCCCACGAGGACCAGGCCAGTGACGCCGAGCGCCGGGGCGATACGGAGCAGGCGATGGGCTGGTTCGCTGACTCCATGCGCCTTCGCGACGTGATTCAGGTGGTGAGCTCGATTGAGATCCCGCTTCCCG
Proteins encoded:
- a CDS encoding nucleoside-diphosphate sugar epimerase/dehydratase; the protein is MDPAPVAAVGEAGAQLAAALRLAGNHQIVSFLDDAPSLWRRTINGIPIQPLQVLREIQGQLDQVLLAIPSLPRSERRRIVAELQRQVIPVLPIPSVDDLTPAGLHRCAPSCRH
- a CDS encoding type II toxin-antitoxin system ParD family antitoxin, coding for MSLREDQHAFAKALVGAGRFPSVSAVLQQGLELLQQQEADAQADRAALQVLLQQRARGEFISADQLRAKLAAQPR
- a CDS encoding type II toxin-antitoxin system VapC family toxin gives rise to the protein MIYLDTSVVVALLTPEDRSPLALDWFAQCRGPLISSDWLITETHSALGLKQRHHGLSPEFSLVAGEQFERLLQSGVELRSLERDRFRRAADLLRDPALGLRAGDALHLAVALHSHCTQLASFDRQMLIAAAALGMSPALD
- a CDS encoding AbrB/MazE/SpoVT family DNA-binding domain-containing protein translates to MTQSDSQGRDGVPRRRFHQAVRRWGNSLALRLPAACLRQAGLREGDQVEIVVGDDGRLSLEPLHHLHQLDRSALAMDLRRLQATLPLTPSVMEECRAAERW
- a CDS encoding type II toxin-antitoxin system VapB family antitoxin encodes the protein MSTHANAVALNIRNPEADRLAAQVACLAGETKTDAVILALKERLQRLQCQPEAGKVRQRSLIHRLDQIALRCAARPILDRRSADEICGYDASGLPS
- a CDS encoding type II toxin-antitoxin system RelE/ParE family toxin, with the protein product MSEAPWTVVFAAEAINDLLLITEYLAQAYCSFGESPAEADRHAQARIEVIIAAAERLATAPWRGESHDDLMPGLRHLALDRAVYWFRPRAQHREIQVLAVFFGGQDHQRSMLVRLLQKSSEV
- a CDS encoding type II toxin-antitoxin system VapC family toxin — encoded protein: MVIDPSAVLAILQNEPERPAFNAAIASADHCALSAASLVELSIVIEARYGSDGQGDLDLFLSTAQISIVSLDREQAEIARAAFARYGKGRHRASLNLGDCFSYALAQWLEQPLLFKGDDFCHTDLKPACPMT
- a CDS encoding UDP-glucuronic acid decarboxylase family protein — translated: MPAGPTRNLVTGGAGFLGSHLVDRLMQAGEEVLCLDNTFTGRKANVRQWWEHPRFEFIRHDVTEPIKLEVDRIWHLACPASPIHDQTNPVKTAKTSFLGTYNMLVLARRVGARLLLASTSEVYGDPELHPQPESYRGCVNTIGPRACYDGGKRIAETLCFDYRRMHGSEIRIVRIFNTYGPRMLADDGRVVSNFIVQALRGEPLTLYGDGSQSRSFCYVDDLIEGLIRLMNAEHTGPINLGNPDEFTIRELAEQVRARINPALPLIDQPLPADDPRQRQPEIALAQRELGWAPSVSLEQGLEPTIAWFRKLLDSSSTPPGFPHPHRRRLDRRTAVSACAPAWSLRCRAALCRSARAC
- a CDS encoding YdcF family protein, whose product is MTYWLSKILPLALLPLGLSLILLLLGLCMRWRWPLIGALALLWFFSLGLVSQVLWRWLEAPWQRLPAVAAPTADAIVVLSGGRHPAPGAARISEWEDPDRFLAGLDLYRAGKAPRLLFTGGASPFRPGQPPEGQRYLVEAEQLGIPAAAMASTPVVVNTAEEAVAIRRLLQAPSARILLVTSAFHMRRAQRLFERQGLEVKPFPVDFQTRGAWVGPLWRDPSQWFPTAQALDHSSRALRELLGRLVYRSW